A single Atopobiaceae bacterium DNA region contains:
- a CDS encoding multidrug ABC transporter, whose amino-acid sequence MNGIQWGYAAVLLVSVFVSAVSQVMLKKASQRTYASTFAEYANPLVVSAYAIFVGTTLLTVLAYQGIPLSLGPVLEATSYVYVTIFGVTIFHEHVGRQKLVALALILAGIAVFAVLG is encoded by the coding sequence GTGAACGGCATCCAGTGGGGATATGCGGCCGTGCTGCTCGTGAGCGTCTTCGTGAGCGCGGTGAGCCAGGTCATGCTCAAGAAGGCCTCGCAGCGGACCTATGCCTCGACCTTCGCCGAGTACGCCAATCCCCTCGTGGTCTCGGCGTATGCCATCTTCGTGGGAACGACGCTGCTCACGGTCCTTGCCTATCAGGGCATCCCGCTCTCGCTCGGTCCCGTCCTCGAGGCCACGAGCTACGTCTATGTCACCATCTTTGGTGTCACCATCTTCCATGAGCACGTCGGAAGGCAGAAGCTCGTGGCACTCGCACTCATCCTTGCCGGCATCGCGGTCTTTGCGGTGCTGGGCTAG
- a CDS encoding 2-hydroxyacyl-CoA dehydratase: MTNHPESNQVQATSGHGIDLVADGAELKPAHEVDLGHADLRLGIDVGSTTVKLAVIDEDAHLVYANYQRHHTDIRATAKELFDRARGAVGDVPMRVSITGSGGLLLSQWLDLEFVQEVIASKRAVETLIPQTDVAIELGGEDAKIIYFQGGIEQRMNGTCAGGTGAFIDQMASLLHTDAGGLNDLAKKAEHIYPIASRCGVFAKSDVQPLLNEGAAPADVAASIFQSVANQTVSGLACGHPIRGYVAFLGGPLQYLSELRKRFYVTLDLDEEHRIVPENAHLFVACGAALAGEAADKVTFADVIESLENLGDTQGSEVERLDPLFADQAALDEFHERHDAQVVPKGTLDGYHGRVFIGIDAGSTTLKAAMVGEAGQLLHTWYGSNNGDVLGTARTVMDDFYDHIPDGCTIGHVTTTGYGEALLIEALQADSGEIETVAHLRGAKAFIPQVEFILDIGGQDMKCLQVKDGVIEHIMLNEACSSGCGSFIESFANAMDMSVQDFAKEAVAAKHPVDLGSRCTVFMNSRVKQAQKEGATVGDIAAGLSYSVIKNALFKVIKLRDFDEIGKYVVVQGGTFMSDATLRAFELLTGRKVIRPDIAGCMGAYGAALLARDRAVEGRDSSVLSREGIDNLTVKHMNVHCGRCSNNCLLTVNDFGGGHKFITGNRCEKGAGHKKSKTAAPNLFEFKNKLLFDRDGLAPDEAPRGTVGIPRALNMYENYPFWHAFFTKLGFSVVLSDQSTKATYEAGIESMPSESVCYPAKLSHGHIMNLLAKDPDFIWMPCIRWERTEDEGTTNHYNCPIVMSYPQSLGLNVDELADPAVEYLDPFIPYDDKRELQRRLYEVISVQREADAKEGHGRFKGDHITRTEVDAAVNAAWAADEEFHDEMHRKGDEALEWMEAHDAHGIVLAGRPYHNDPEINHAIPELVNSFGFAVLTEDSVAHKMLPERPIRVVDQWMYHARLYRAARFVATRNDLDLIQLNSFGCGLDALTTDEVQEILESSGKIYTVLKIDEVSNLGAARIRIRSLMAALKERREELVRETEAGEVHEVAPIDVHKADGSLELTRHADPARRAPVYRESTPSSFKKVRYTEAMQEAGYTILCPQMAPIHFDLVQELLKHYGYNIELLPSVDRGAVDAGLKYVNNDICYPSILTVGQIMEAIESGRYDLTKTAVLISQTGGGCRATNYIALIRKALKDSGHPEIPVISLSVAGNLDEKNPGFNVMKPGLLLRAIYCLVYGDLIMQLLYRVRPYETKQGSADALYDECMGYAKALLPTASRKQFYELCQQTVDAFQALPLTDDRSKPRVGVVGEILVKFHPTANNQVVRVIEREGCEANVPGLVDFFLFGLTSPINMEAELGSKAKSRISHMAGIRFIDAVRAPLNDMLAKADRFEPYEDVFDLADKADKILSLCNTMGEGWLLTAEMVDLIETGTPNIICCSPFACLPNHVVGKSVIKRLRQMHPESNIVAVDYDPGASEVNQLNRIKLMISVAKENFDANRGGSFRVENPDDPTLHVVAPYTAEPSVADQEINGDPAACGASCGTMDLHLSDEQLARIKAAEDEAAERSEKEPATR; encoded by the coding sequence ATGACGAACCATCCCGAATCCAACCAGGTACAGGCCACGTCCGGCCATGGCATCGACCTTGTGGCCGATGGCGCCGAGCTCAAGCCTGCGCACGAGGTGGACCTCGGCCATGCCGACCTCCGCCTGGGCATCGACGTCGGCTCGACCACGGTGAAGCTCGCCGTCATCGACGAGGACGCCCATCTGGTCTATGCCAACTACCAGCGCCACCATACCGACATCCGTGCCACGGCCAAGGAACTCTTCGATCGTGCCCGTGGTGCCGTGGGCGACGTGCCCATGCGGGTCTCGATCACCGGCTCGGGTGGCCTGCTCCTCTCGCAGTGGCTTGACCTCGAGTTCGTGCAGGAGGTCATCGCCTCGAAGCGCGCCGTCGAGACCCTCATCCCCCAGACCGACGTGGCCATCGAGCTCGGCGGCGAGGATGCCAAGATCATCTACTTCCAGGGCGGCATCGAGCAGCGCATGAACGGCACCTGCGCCGGCGGCACGGGCGCCTTCATCGACCAGATGGCGAGCCTGCTCCACACGGATGCGGGCGGCCTCAACGACCTCGCCAAGAAGGCCGAGCACATCTACCCGATCGCGAGCCGTTGCGGCGTCTTCGCCAAGTCCGACGTGCAGCCGCTCCTGAACGAGGGCGCGGCACCCGCGGACGTGGCAGCCTCGATCTTCCAGTCGGTCGCCAACCAGACGGTGTCGGGCCTTGCCTGCGGTCATCCCATTCGTGGCTATGTGGCCTTCCTCGGCGGCCCGCTCCAGTACCTCTCCGAGCTCCGCAAGCGCTTCTACGTCACGCTCGACCTCGACGAGGAGCACCGCATCGTCCCCGAGAACGCACACCTCTTCGTGGCATGCGGCGCGGCGCTGGCCGGCGAGGCTGCCGACAAGGTCACGTTCGCCGACGTCATCGAGTCCCTCGAGAACCTGGGCGACACCCAGGGATCCGAGGTCGAGCGCCTTGACCCGCTCTTTGCCGACCAGGCAGCGCTGGACGAGTTCCACGAGCGTCATGATGCGCAGGTGGTCCCCAAGGGGACCCTCGACGGGTATCACGGCCGGGTCTTCATCGGCATCGATGCCGGCTCCACCACGCTCAAGGCCGCCATGGTGGGTGAGGCAGGGCAGCTCCTCCACACCTGGTACGGCTCCAACAACGGGGACGTGCTCGGCACGGCCCGCACCGTCATGGACGACTTCTACGACCACATCCCCGATGGCTGCACCATCGGTCATGTGACCACGACCGGGTATGGCGAGGCGCTGCTCATCGAGGCGCTCCAGGCCGACTCCGGCGAGATCGAGACGGTGGCGCACCTGCGTGGCGCCAAGGCCTTCATCCCGCAGGTCGAGTTCATCCTGGACATCGGCGGCCAGGACATGAAGTGCCTGCAGGTAAAGGATGGCGTCATCGAGCACATCATGCTGAACGAGGCGTGCTCGAGCGGCTGCGGCTCGTTCATCGAGAGCTTCGCCAACGCCATGGACATGTCCGTGCAGGACTTCGCGAAGGAGGCCGTCGCGGCAAAGCACCCCGTCGACCTCGGCAGCCGCTGCACCGTCTTCATGAACTCCCGTGTCAAGCAGGCCCAGAAGGAGGGCGCCACGGTGGGCGACATCGCGGCGGGCCTCTCGTACTCCGTCATCAAGAACGCCCTGTTCAAGGTCATCAAGCTGCGTGACTTCGACGAGATCGGGAAGTACGTGGTGGTTCAGGGCGGCACCTTCATGAGCGATGCCACCCTGCGTGCGTTCGAGCTGCTCACCGGTCGCAAGGTGATCCGTCCCGACATCGCCGGCTGCATGGGTGCCTATGGTGCGGCCCTGCTCGCCCGCGACCGCGCCGTCGAGGGGCGTGACTCCTCCGTGCTCTCCCGCGAGGGGATCGACAACCTCACCGTCAAGCACATGAACGTCCACTGCGGACGCTGCTCGAACAACTGCCTGCTCACGGTCAACGACTTCGGCGGCGGGCACAAGTTCATCACGGGCAACCGCTGCGAGAAGGGCGCGGGTCACAAGAAGTCGAAGACGGCCGCCCCCAACCTCTTCGAGTTCAAGAACAAGCTGCTGTTCGACCGCGACGGTCTCGCGCCCGATGAGGCGCCCCGCGGCACCGTGGGCATCCCCCGCGCGCTCAACATGTACGAGAACTACCCCTTCTGGCATGCCTTCTTCACCAAGCTGGGCTTCTCGGTGGTCCTCTCGGACCAGTCGACCAAGGCGACCTATGAGGCCGGCATCGAGTCGATGCCGTCGGAGTCGGTGTGCTACCCGGCCAAGCTCAGCCACGGCCACATCATGAACCTGCTGGCCAAGGACCCCGACTTCATCTGGATGCCCTGCATCAGGTGGGAGCGGACCGAGGACGAGGGCACCACCAACCACTACAACTGCCCCATCGTCATGAGCTACCCGCAGTCGCTGGGACTCAACGTCGACGAGCTGGCCGACCCTGCGGTCGAGTACCTCGACCCCTTCATCCCCTATGACGACAAGCGCGAGCTCCAGCGCCGTCTCTATGAGGTCATCTCCGTGCAGCGCGAGGCCGACGCCAAGGAGGGTCACGGTCGCTTCAAGGGCGACCACATCACCCGCACCGAGGTCGACGCCGCGGTCAACGCCGCGTGGGCTGCCGACGAGGAGTTCCATGACGAGATGCACCGCAAGGGCGATGAGGCCCTCGAGTGGATGGAGGCCCATGATGCCCATGGCATCGTCCTGGCCGGCCGTCCCTACCATAACGACCCCGAGATCAACCATGCCATCCCCGAGCTCGTGAACTCCTTCGGGTTCGCGGTCCTCACCGAAGACTCCGTGGCCCACAAGATGCTTCCCGAGCGTCCCATCCGCGTGGTCGACCAGTGGATGTACCATGCGCGCCTCTATCGCGCGGCTCGCTTCGTGGCTACCAGGAACGACCTCGACCTCATCCAGCTCAACAGCTTCGGCTGCGGCCTCGACGCCCTTACGACCGACGAGGTGCAGGAGATTCTCGAGTCGTCAGGCAAGATCTACACCGTGCTCAAGATCGACGAGGTCTCGAACCTCGGCGCCGCCCGCATCCGCATCCGCTCGCTCATGGCGGCCCTGAAGGAACGTCGCGAGGAGCTCGTGCGCGAGACCGAGGCCGGCGAGGTCCACGAGGTGGCCCCCATCGACGTGCACAAGGCGGACGGCTCCCTCGAGCTGACGCGCCATGCCGACCCCGCCCGTCGTGCCCCCGTCTATCGCGAGAGCACGCCTTCCTCGTTCAAGAAGGTCCGCTACACCGAGGCCATGCAGGAGGCCGGCTACACCATCCTCTGCCCGCAGATGGCTCCCATCCACTTCGACCTGGTCCAGGAGTTGCTCAAGCACTACGGCTACAACATCGAGCTGCTCCCCTCCGTCGACCGCGGCGCCGTCGATGCGGGCCTCAAGTACGTCAACAACGACATCTGCTATCCGTCGATCCTCACGGTGGGCCAGATCATGGAGGCCATCGAGAGTGGCCGCTATGACCTCACCAAGACGGCTGTGCTCATCTCGCAGACCGGCGGTGGCTGCCGTGCCACCAACTACATCGCCCTCATCCGCAAGGCGCTGAAGGACTCGGGCCACCCCGAGATCCCGGTGATCAGCCTCTCGGTGGCAGGCAACCTCGACGAGAAGAACCCCGGATTCAACGTCATGAAGCCCGGGCTACTCCTCCGTGCCATCTACTGCCTGGTCTATGGCGACCTCATCATGCAGCTGCTCTATCGCGTGCGTCCCTACGAGACCAAGCAGGGATCGGCCGACGCGCTCTATGACGAGTGCATGGGATATGCCAAGGCGCTCCTTCCCACGGCGAGCCGCAAGCAGTTCTACGAGCTCTGCCAGCAGACGGTGGACGCCTTCCAGGCCCTGCCCCTGACCGACGACCGCTCCAAGCCCCGCGTGGGCGTGGTGGGTGAGATCCTCGTGAAGTTCCATCCCACGGCCAACAACCAGGTCGTGCGTGTGATCGAGCGCGAGGGGTGCGAGGCCAACGTGCCGGGTCTGGTGGACTTCTTCCTCTTCGGCCTCACGAGCCCCATCAACATGGAGGCCGAGCTGGGCAGCAAGGCCAAGAGTCGCATCAGCCACATGGCGGGCATCCGCTTCATCGATGCCGTGCGGGCGCCCCTGAACGACATGCTCGCGAAGGCTGATCGCTTCGAGCCCTACGAGGATGTCTTCGACCTGGCCGACAAAGCCGACAAGATCCTGTCGCTGTGCAACACGATGGGGGAGGGATGGCTGCTCACGGCCGAGATGGTCGACCTCATCGAGACCGGCACGCCCAACATCATCTGCTGCAGCCCGTTCGCATGCCTGCCCAACCACGTGGTGGGCAAGTCCGTGATCAAGCGCCTGCGCCAGATGCACCCCGAGTCGAACATCGTGGCCGTGGACTACGACCCCGGCGCCTCCGAGGTCAACCAGCTCAACCGCATCAAGCTCATGATCAGCGTGGCCAAGGAGAACTTCGACGCCAACCGCGGCGGCAGCTTCCGCGTGGAGAACCCCGACGACCCCACGCTCCACGTGGTGGCGCCCTATACCGCCGAGCCGTCCGTGGCCGACCAGGAGATCAATGGTGACCCTGCGGCCTGCGGGGCCTCATGCGGCACGATGGACCTGCACCTCTCGGACGAGCAGCTCGCCCGGATCAAGGCTGCCGAGGACGAGGCGGCCGAGCGCTCCGAGAAGGAGCCTGCGACCAGGTAG
- the rffA gene encoding dTDP-4-amino-4,6-dideoxygalactose transaminase has product MISFNVPPCVGTELEYLKQAVESHKISGDGEFTKRCQTWIQDRFHTQRDYLTTSGTSALEMAACLCRIQPGDEVILPSFTFSSTATAFVQQGARLVFCDIRPDTMNIDEKRIEEAITPKTKVIVPVHYAGVSCEMDTIMGIARAHGLRVVEDAAQGVMSTYKGRALGTIGDFGCYSFHETKNYSMGEGGAVCIADAADDDHAEILREKGTNRSKFFRGQVDKYTWVDYGSSYLPSDILAAYLWAQLQEADRINDDRLATWDAYDEAFRPLAGRGLVDLPHIPEGCVHNAHMYYVKLADLDERTRFIAFLKDHGVQSTFHYVPLHSAPAGLRFGRFSGEDRYTTRESERLTRLPMYYGMTPHDRDQVISTVLAFFGERA; this is encoded by the coding sequence ATGATCAGTTTCAACGTGCCACCCTGCGTGGGGACGGAGCTCGAGTACCTCAAGCAGGCAGTCGAGTCTCATAAGATCTCCGGCGACGGCGAGTTCACCAAGAGGTGCCAGACCTGGATCCAGGACCGGTTCCATACCCAGCGCGACTACCTCACGACGAGTGGCACGTCCGCCCTCGAGATGGCAGCCTGCCTCTGCCGCATCCAACCTGGGGACGAGGTCATCCTCCCCAGCTTCACGTTCTCCTCGACCGCCACGGCCTTCGTGCAGCAAGGCGCTCGCCTGGTCTTCTGTGACATCCGCCCTGACACCATGAACATCGACGAGAAGCGCATTGAGGAGGCCATCACTCCCAAGACCAAAGTCATCGTGCCGGTGCACTATGCGGGCGTCTCCTGTGAGATGGACACGATCATGGGCATCGCGCGGGCGCATGGCCTGCGTGTGGTCGAGGACGCCGCCCAGGGCGTCATGTCCACCTACAAGGGCCGGGCCCTCGGTACCATCGGTGACTTCGGCTGCTACTCCTTCCACGAGACCAAGAACTACTCGATGGGCGAGGGCGGCGCCGTCTGCATCGCCGATGCTGCCGATGACGACCATGCGGAGATCCTTCGCGAGAAGGGCACCAACCGATCGAAGTTCTTCCGTGGCCAGGTGGACAAGTACACCTGGGTCGACTACGGCTCGAGCTACCTGCCGAGCGACATCCTCGCTGCCTACCTGTGGGCCCAGCTCCAGGAGGCTGACCGCATCAACGACGACCGTCTTGCCACATGGGACGCCTATGACGAGGCCTTCCGTCCGCTTGCGGGCAGGGGACTCGTCGACCTGCCGCACATCCCCGAAGGCTGCGTCCACAACGCCCATATGTACTACGTCAAGCTCGCTGACCTTGACGAGCGTACGCGGTTCATCGCCTTCCTCAAGGACCATGGGGTGCAGTCCACGTTCCACTATGTCCCGCTCCATTCGGCCCCTGCAGGTCTGCGATTCGGACGGTTCTCAGGCGAGGATCGCTACACCACACGCGAGAGCGAGCGCCTCACGCGCCTGCCCATGTACTACGGGATGACGCCTCATGACCGTGACCAGGTCATCTCTACGGTCCTCGCCTTCTTCGGGGAGCGTGCGTGA
- a CDS encoding glycosyltransferase, protein MTQLLSFVIPCYHSDQTLSAVVDDVLATVESDERYTCEVLLVNDNAPDATWDVIQGLCEAHDQVSGLCMMHNFGQHAALMAGYRASSGNIVISLDDDGQTPPSEAFKLVEQIEQGADLVYCHYEGMGFSSGFRRFGSTVNDHMAHWLLDKPRGLYLSSYFAATRAVVEEVVRYQGPFPYVDGLFLRSAGRIRSVEVSHLEREQGASGYSLRKLLSLWLNGFTAFSVKPLRVATILGSVFALVGFVFALVVLVRKIIFDSAIDAGWSSLMCVLLVVGGLIMVTLGLVGEYVGRIYISQNQSPQYVVRERCGGGARPSSTAKAASGKDDAAR, encoded by the coding sequence ATGACCCAGCTCCTGAGCTTTGTCATCCCGTGCTACCACAGCGACCAGACCTTGTCCGCCGTCGTCGACGACGTGCTCGCAACGGTGGAATCCGACGAGCGCTATACGTGCGAGGTACTGCTCGTGAACGACAACGCGCCAGATGCCACCTGGGATGTCATCCAAGGCCTCTGCGAGGCCCATGACCAGGTGTCCGGCCTGTGCATGATGCACAACTTCGGCCAGCATGCCGCACTCATGGCCGGCTATCGTGCCTCTTCGGGCAACATCGTGATCTCCCTTGATGACGATGGTCAGACGCCCCCTTCCGAGGCCTTCAAGCTGGTCGAGCAGATCGAGCAAGGCGCAGACCTGGTGTACTGCCACTACGAGGGCATGGGATTCTCCTCGGGATTCCGTCGGTTCGGCTCGACGGTGAACGACCACATGGCCCACTGGCTCCTCGACAAGCCCAGGGGTCTCTACCTCTCGAGTTACTTCGCGGCCACACGCGCCGTCGTGGAGGAGGTCGTCCGCTACCAGGGGCCCTTCCCCTATGTCGACGGGCTCTTCCTGAGGAGTGCCGGCCGCATCCGTTCCGTCGAGGTGAGCCATCTCGAGCGAGAGCAGGGAGCCTCGGGCTACTCGCTCAGAAAGCTGCTGTCACTGTGGCTCAACGGGTTCACGGCCTTCTCGGTGAAGCCCCTCCGCGTAGCGACCATCCTCGGCAGCGTGTTCGCGCTCGTCGGCTTCGTCTTCGCGCTCGTGGTGCTCGTACGCAAGATCATCTTCGACTCCGCCATCGACGCCGGCTGGTCGAGCCTCATGTGCGTGCTGCTGGTGGTGGGCGGCCTCATCATGGTGACGCTCGGCCTGGTGGGCGAGTATGTGGGCCGTATCTATATCAGCCAGAACCAGTCGCCCCAGTACGTGGTGCGCGAGAGATGTGGTGGGGGCGCGCGCCCCTCGTCCACAGCGAAGGCCGCCTCCGGGAAGGACGACGCCGCCCGATAG
- a CDS encoding ATP-grasp domain-containing protein: MTRKLAVIGASELQEPLIEKAHELGLVTHVFAWEAGDIGERTADVFHPISIVEKDAIAAECARVGVDGVATIASDLANITVASVADELGLTANSLGCVARSTNKHLMRETFEAAGCPSPRSRLVRKGEIPDLSDMCCPLIVKPTDRSGSRAITKVDGPMGTSAFEASLASALEAAWDQSFEGAALVEEWLEGQEYSVEFCSWQGHHTFLALTQKQTTGAPHFIETGHLEPAPVDAETLERVRSVVGHALDALGVTCGASHSEIKIAPDGSIGIVEIGSRMGGDCIGSDLVHLSTGVDFVRAVVQVALGEEPDLTPTGPTGPAEVRYILGQADLDEMHHLQVTDPGRIVRMSEIRPLDHEVTDSGSRFGFYIVRG; the protein is encoded by the coding sequence ATGACCAGGAAGCTCGCCGTCATAGGCGCATCGGAGCTCCAGGAGCCCCTCATCGAGAAGGCCCATGAGCTCGGCCTCGTCACCCACGTCTTCGCGTGGGAGGCGGGCGACATCGGCGAGCGCACTGCCGATGTCTTCCACCCCATCTCGATCGTCGAGAAGGACGCCATCGCCGCCGAGTGCGCCCGCGTCGGCGTGGACGGCGTGGCGACCATCGCCTCCGACCTTGCCAACATCACGGTGGCCTCCGTGGCCGATGAGCTAGGTCTCACCGCGAACTCCCTTGGCTGCGTGGCACGTTCGACCAACAAGCACCTCATGCGCGAGACCTTCGAGGCGGCCGGGTGTCCCAGTCCCAGGAGCCGACTTGTGCGGAAGGGGGAGATTCCAGACCTTTCGGACATGTGCTGCCCCCTCATCGTGAAGCCTACCGACCGCTCGGGGTCGCGTGCCATCACCAAGGTCGATGGCCCCATGGGGACGTCCGCGTTCGAGGCCTCGCTGGCCTCTGCCCTCGAGGCAGCCTGGGACCAGAGCTTCGAGGGCGCTGCCCTCGTGGAGGAGTGGCTCGAAGGCCAGGAGTATTCGGTGGAGTTCTGCTCCTGGCAGGGTCACCATACGTTCCTCGCACTCACGCAGAAGCAGACCACGGGCGCGCCGCACTTCATCGAGACGGGCCATCTCGAGCCGGCTCCCGTGGATGCGGAGACGCTCGAGCGGGTGCGGTCTGTGGTGGGACACGCGCTTGATGCCCTGGGGGTGACCTGTGGTGCTTCGCACTCTGAGATCAAGATCGCGCCTGATGGCAGCATCGGGATCGTGGAGATAGGAAGTCGCATGGGCGGTGACTGCATCGGTAGCGACCTCGTGCACCTCTCCACGGGTGTGGACTTCGTACGGGCCGTGGTACAGGTGGCCCTCGGTGAGGAGCCTGACCTCACGCCGACGGGTCCGACGGGTCCTGCCGAGGTACGCTACATCCTCGGCCAGGCCGATCTCGACGAGATGCATCACCTTCAGGTCACCGACCCCGGACGCATCGTGCGGATGAGCGAGATCCGTCCGTTGGACCATGAGGTCACCGACAGCGGCAGCCGTTTCGGCTTCTATATCGTGAGGGGCTAG
- a CDS encoding EamA family transporter → MSGSGSGGTSHGTRRTGVRVLLGLHVLLGVYSLSDVLSKKASGTEFMTPAFIVFYGGVLVLLAVYALGWQQVIKRMPLSSAYANRAVTIVWGILWGLVFFGEPITWGKLVGAALIMCGIVVFARADKAEGDLGGGVS, encoded by the coding sequence GTGAGCGGAAGCGGCTCAGGAGGGACGTCTCACGGTACGAGGCGCACGGGCGTCCGCGTGCTTCTCGGGCTGCATGTGCTTCTCGGCGTCTATTCGCTGTCGGATGTCCTCAGCAAGAAAGCCTCTGGCACCGAGTTCATGACCCCGGCGTTCATCGTGTTCTATGGCGGGGTGCTCGTGCTGTTGGCCGTCTACGCGCTGGGGTGGCAGCAGGTCATCAAGCGCATGCCCCTCTCGAGCGCGTATGCCAACCGGGCCGTGACCATCGTCTGGGGGATCCTGTGGGGGCTCGTCTTCTTTGGTGAGCCGATAACCTGGGGCAAGCTCGTCGGTGCCGCCCTCATCATGTGCGGCATCGTGGTCTTCGCGCGTGCCGACAAGGCCGAGGGCGACCTTGGGGGCGGTGTCTCGTGA